The Theobroma cacao cultivar B97-61/B2 chromosome 1, Criollo_cocoa_genome_V2, whole genome shotgun sequence genome contains the following window.
AGAAAACAGTGTAGAAGCAAGAATATGCACAGGAAAAGAAGAATTGGTCGTAAATTTTACAAAACCTGATCATACTCTGCACGCTTGTTCTCATCTTTTAAAACctacaaaagaacaaaaaaaatgttattccGTTAGGGATATTAACCACGCAAATAGGCAATAATTTGTAATGAGATAAACTTACTTCATAGGCCTTGGAaacttcttgaaattttttctcAGCTTCAGGATCATCTTTATTTACGTCTGGATGGAGTTTTTTTGCGAGCtacaaaatagtaaaaaaatttgaatacaGAATagtaagaaaatttgaattagagATTGATGGAAGTACAAACAAACTACAGAAAACTTACACCAAAATAAGCTTTCTTTATTTCAGATGCAGTAGCATTCTTGCTTACACCAAGTATATCGTAATAATCCCTAGCAGACATAGCAGCTGAACCAAaccaaaagataaaaatcaaGTCAAGAATCAAAATGAGAGACAAGAGAGAGCGAATCAAattaagaatcaaaataagagagaagagaaagcaGGTATAATACCAGTGCCATGAATTGACCGTGTTGCATGCAAGTTGACATTTAAAAGTCCCAAAAGCAAGCAGTTTTTAGTGTTAACTGCATTAAAAAACATAGGTTAACTGCATTAAAAAGCATGTAATTAACACTCAAGaacaaacaaaacaagaaaGGATTCTCTGATTAGTTAGGAAGAAATGTTGCAAAAGCACTGGAATTGCAAAGCCGACAACCGACAATGGCCGTGCCCAAACAAAGATGAGAAAGTGCAAAACAAAGCAGAGAAAGCAGAAAGGGGGGAGATGGTAAATTACCAAATTGGGGAGTGTGATTTCGAATAATGTTAACTGGATTGCAAAGTCCGTTAGTGAAACTCCTAAAACCCCCAGCAATCAGAGTCTTACATATCTACAATTGAAAACAATATTATGAGACCAAAACCAAGAGCCAATTCCGTAATTatatgagaaaaagaaagataaaattagAGAAGGAGGAGGTACAGAATAGGGCTGGAAAGGGTCGGACTGGGAGTAGGAGCGCCGGACCAAGCATTGCATAAGCCTAATGCCATTTGAGCCAACCATTTGCGACCTTTCTCTTaaattctcttctttcttttaggGTTCTTATCTATATTTGTATGTATATATCTCCCTCTCTCTGGCAGTAATAACTGAAGagaaatcaaatcaagttaGGGCTTTGGGGACGTGAATAATAAACCCTCGCAAAACCCTAAAATTGATTGGATTGATAGATAGCTGGAAGCTTCTAGCGCTGTAGTTTGTTGTGGTTTTAGGAATGGGGTAAATGACAACCACCCAGAGGGCACAGCTAATGACGTATGGCGAGAGCCCAATTTTGCTGGAAATCAAGGGCCTTTTTATAGTGCTTGGGCCTTGTATAGCTTCTGCGGCCCATGAATAAGTTGGGCCAAAAAGAAAGCACAAGTTTTGAAGGTGTCTGCCACTGGATGATGGAATGTTAGTAGACTAGAACCTTTTGAAAGTAGGGCTGCAACTGCAACTTATCCTCACAAATCACAGAGACTTTTGGTTCCTATTTCCTAGTAGTAGAAAGGATGCCGATGAAGTCGGTGGATGCGACCGTTTCAGGCTTTGACAGCGTCTTTGAGAAATTCAGATCAGATGCGCCCAACAACAAAGCCAGTCTCATCCTCTTCTTGGCCGATAAAGACCCTAGTACCTCTCTCAGTTGGTGTCCTGGTactttttccttcatttacTACTTTTGCTTAATCTAcatgcaaataaataaaactttgGCCCATTTTCTGTGTGTTTAGACTGTGTGAGAGCTGAGCCTGCGATATACAAGAAGCTGGAAGCATCAGCAGATGATGTGGCAGTGCTGAGAGCTTATGTGGGTGACAGACCAACGTGGAGGAATCCGCAACACCCTTGGCGACTAGACTCGAGATTCAAGCTCACCGGAGTCCCAACTTTGGTTCGCTGGGATTGGCAGAATGATGCCGTCAAAGCTCGTCTGGAGGACCATGAAGCCCACCTTGAACACAAAATCGATGCGCTTCTCTCCGCCTAATGAATCGAAAGCTACCTTTGATGTTTGGGTTAGCTTCtgaataaatattattttatcatcccATCACCTTCTTATTTTATCACTTTCCTGTCTACCtgatgaaatattttgttttactaTTAGTATCTTTCCTATCATACAATTCGAATTCATATTTTGCTGAAGTGATTTTCAGAATAGTCAACaagaactaaattaaaatggtacTAATCAGAGGGATAAAAAAAGGTTTGCTACTTACGTATATAATTTAGAACCACCTTGTTAGGGTAAATTAGATTAGATTCCAAAACCACTCCAAGCAGTCGGAATGAGATTTTTACAAAAAACTTTAAAGCAACCTATCACAATTTTGACTATGCACAACATCCCTGGATTTTCACTTTTGTACAAAAAAACTATAAAACTGTTTATAGCTCTCTACTCTACCTCTTCCTTTCTCCTCCGCAGGTCAATTACCCCTATTCCTATCAGCGAAACAACCTATACTTAGCCTAAGTTGGTCAAGTAGCGAAATGGAAGTACACTAACAAATATTACCAAGCACATTGCATATGACCAACATAACCTCATATTCCACACTTTGATAGTGTAGGAGTCAACTTCAGAGTTATATCACCATAAGCCTCATCTTGTCGTACATCAACTAGTCCATAACTCTTCAAAACCTGTGTTTTGGCCATGAGTGCAACATAGGCATTGTATGTAAACAGGAACAGGAACAGGAACAGGAACAAAAGGAGATTCAGCTTACATCTATTTTGAAATGCTTTTACTTACCAATGTCTCAAAGAACATTCGAGcacatatttttcttgtttttccttctaaAATATTGTTCAAACTGAGATCTCTATGAAGATCTTCTGAAATTGGGGTTATAGGGGACtgttttttcaagtatttagcCACTGCCCTGCACAGCGGCAATATAACCAAAAAATGAATCTGGTCAGTGGTAAAGCAAAAGGTGAATATTcttcatttaattaaaaaaaaggcagTACCTTGTTCTCACAGATAAGGAATCCACCCCTTGGCTTCCTTGGGATTCTGCAGCAGAATGTAACAAGAAAATCTGTAAATCATGGAATTTTGTAACATTCTTATATTgaacaagataaaaaaaagacaCCGTGCACTTAGAAACTAAAAGCTTATTCAACTTACCTGTTGGTGTATTGCCATCTTCttccaaaaaataaagatcCTACAATATAATTCCTTGTGTCATAAGCATGAGCAAAGGAAGTAGATATAGGAAAGAACAATTTTCTACTGCTAATTATATCACCACAGTATTCCGTAACCTCTATTATAAATGTTATTATAAAGTGCTTTTTCTGCGTACggagtcaatttttttttttttatccaaaCTCATGGTGATTGTCATTAGATATTAAGTACATCATGCACACGCCCCGATGTTTGAAGCACTGCCTCTTATGTTAAACTCTAGAAATTTTCCTGAGTCTTATTTCAGGGCAACACACCCTCGAGGCACACCAGAATGGACCATTAGAATAGGACAGACCCTTAACAAATAACTATTGAAGAATAGGAGACATCGTTAAAACAATCAAGCAATAGACCATCACCACAACAATAATCTGACAAAAATGCAACATAGAAAAACATACTGCTTCAGAAGACCCAAATTCAGGAATAGCTGAAAACCCAGTGTTTTCCAGATGTGATTGCTCCTCCAATAATGTCATCGGCGTATCAATCCCAGATCCATGAGTTCCACTAAATGTTGCAATATCTGGTGTGCTAGTTGCTCCTGCCTTAGGTGCCAACTCTGACTGTAAACTGTTAGTTGAGAAAGGAGAGTCATCTCTTCTAAACGGAGAAGGCATGGATCCAGCTGGGAAAGACCCAAATTCAGGAAAAACATTGTCAGTGGCATTACTTTCATTACGTCGAAGACATTCAATTTCAGGAGCTGAAACGGGAGAAAATCCAACTCTTGGATCTGGGATAGAGGCATCATATTGCCCAATCCTCAGCTCCGAGATAGCATCAGTTGTAGGAGCAGTAGACTGTAGTAATGTAGGTTCTGGGACAACTTTCTTTGGTACCACCAAATGGGATTTTGTAGAGATATACTGCCCGTTGAACATAATGCATATATCAGCACACGACCCTGCAGGTATACAAGTTCCATGTTCCCATAAACTTATCTTTCGACATTAGAACCAAGCATCAAGACAAAATAAGCAAGCAGGATGTACCAGTAAATGAAGGCTCGTCAAAAACCTGTCCCATTCTTTGACTGCAATTCAACTTCCATACACCCAAAGCAGAAGAAGGAAGTTTCCTTCTCTTTCGTACTAGATCGCTACAATCTTCAAGTGCCCTCTTCATCAACCTTctcatacatatatatcaacaaTCAATACCAGATTAAAAAggaagggagagagagagagatagagagaAGAAGTAAAACACCATATCAATCATGAAATCAGCTATACCTATTCGGTAACACCAGTTTCTCATCAAAGAACCTCCTCCTTGGTATTCTTCTCTGTCTTGGCTGCTGCACTGGTGGAGATTGTTGAATGACAAGCTGAGGTGATGCACACCCTGAGACAGATTAAAAACTAGGATCATGTAACGATATCACTTAAAAACTGAAAAGGACAATTCTTTAGGCACCAATCTAATTTTCACGATATGCACCCACCAAATGAAACCTCAGGAGGCCCTTTCGAAACAGCAGAAGTTGGTGGATCTGAGTGCTGCTGAAAAGGCATAGATGGCACACCAGAAGCTAACATGTTCAAACTTGGAGTATGGGCTTCCTTCTCGTTCAGGACTTCCTCCAAAGTACCGGTCATTTCAGGTGTATCATTTCTGTGATCTGAAAACACTGGGGGGAGGTTTTCAGTGTAAAAGTCACGGGGAGCATCACGGATCGTTTCAATTTCTGGAAAATCTTGAGAACTGTCATTGCTCATAGACTCAAGTACTTGTGACTTATTACTTGGACCTGGATCCTGAAAAGCAGCACTTGCACTAGGCACTTCTATCTGATTGTGTTGACCAGGGTCTTGAGAACGCACATGACCATCCTCTGGAGGACCATGAAGTTTGCTATAATcgtaaaagggaaaaaaatcataaatgtgaacaaagaaaaatgtatTGCTCttcaaaaagtttgaaaatataatcTTTAAAGATGAAATTAGGGACATACTCATTCATTTGTATGGACCCAGACTTTTGGAACACATCCGGAAGTGATGCATCCCTCATGATATCCTGCACAATATATGTTTCTGTGGGTGAAAATGCAATTCTAGTagtttgaaacaaaaaataaatcaatggcAAACTTCAATTTGCCAGGGAGAAATGTCTTACCTCATCAAAAGTTATAGCAACATACGGATCCCCGCCAATAGGAATTTGATctattgaaaatataaagcACAAGTTACATCATCGCCATTAGGATAGAAATATGGACACGAGAATATAGTTACTTTTTCAGAAAAGTGGCAAATAGCAGTCCCATTCCATATAGTACCTGTAAGTGTTATATCTTCTTGATTGCTGAGATGATTATCTGAAGATCTGCGAATGAAAGTTCACATATCATATTACTTATCAGCCAGAGGCCCCAAAAACTGTAAAACAGAAAGAATGGATTTTTCTAAAAGCACTTACCCTTCGGTACACATAACACCATCCAATTCCATGGCATCCAGATTAAAGGTCTGCGGCAAAGTGATAGCTTGAAAGGGTGCCTGTCTTGCATCCTCAGGCAAATCAACTTGAACGGAAGCAAAGACCTTTCTTAACCCAATAAGGACGATGTTGCAGTCATGGAAAAGATAATCAACTTTCTTAGAGTATATACGAACAACGCCCAAAAGAAGGTGGCCTGACATTCTTAGTGCAATGGGAACTTCTGGGAACATTATGAGATCTGCAGATTGACACGAATAGAATGAGGATGAGGAAACGAAAAAAACAGCTAGAGTATACTACATGCAGCTTCAATTCACACGCATAAAGACTAAGAAAACAAATGCCAAATggtttattgtattttttgaTCCAATTCCAAGCAAAGTTTATAAGAATTTCATTAATGATTGAACTATTCAAAATTGTTAAGCAAAATGTACACCCGACACAttatagattaaaaaaaattcaaggaatTAAGGAAACCAATTGGATAGCATCTGAAACAGGAGGGGAGGGGACGAAAAAAGCATCAAGCAAAAGAGTGGGCGAAACGTGATAGCAAGCAGTGGAAATAAGTGGCGAATTTACAGtaagaaggaaaagagaggAAGACAGACCAACGGTGGAAGGGATATCGGCGGCGGTGTAATGAGACTTCTTGAGGCGGTGCTGGAGATGAGCGGCGCACCACACTGTTCCAAGAGGGCCCTTACGAGCCAAAAATGTCTGCGAATAAAACATGttccttttccctttcaaaaATTGCTATTCATTCAGATTTCTGAGAGAGAAGAAACTTTATTTCACTCGTTGCGTTGCAGCAGAGCAGAGGGTTAGGgctaaattaaattaactagTACAGCAAAACGGAAGAAATGATTCAAGATCCTATTTATATTTATACGCCAACacttcttttgatttttgggTTGAGGAGCGGCGAGGGCGCGGGAAACAAGTTTAGGCGCCAACTTGACATACCACTGAAATTTCTTTTGTATTATTACGAAAAACTCCTTCACTTGAACAGAGATTTACGGCTGTTGCCATTGGACAACGAACTCCACTTCACATCACTAACCGCATACGTGGCGGTTAAATAAATGGTTCGTTGCCATTGTACCCACTTATTTATGGTTTTTACCTTATACTACATGACATACATGGGGACCGAGATGAGACAAAGAAACTTAGATTTTGTTGAGGCAATTTTACACACGACACCGAACGAATATAatacaaatttaaattcacaatagtcacattttatatattcaatgtatcaaatttgtttaatgcatttaatttatttaattaattatgtttttgtattGGTTCgtataatttgtttatttgtttaatcAATTATGTTAGTGTATCAATTcgtataaaattttatcacaGTTTAGataaatttcatataatttaataaataaattttgtggTATGAGAATGATATGTGACAATGATGAGATAGTCTTTGATCCTTCACTTTCGATGTTCTATTACGATGATACATTATATTATTTGgatttcattataatttttttattttgatgttaATGTTAGATTTTATCATGCTTATGTTAATATCAATGAATTTTTCACATGATGAATATTATTGTTTGGTTATACTCATTTTATAATtactaattttaaatttaaataataaatttatattatgttaaaatataattataaataaaaaatatatttaatttaattatactAATTgtgtttaaaaatttaatcatgTTAAACATATTAACCATgtaatatcatattaaattCCTATTCGGCCTAGCTTTGTTTaacttaaaaactattattaagttcttataaaaaataatagtttttaaaattaagctaaaactATTTGGTAAattgtttaacaaaataaattatgtaagctctaatttcgattaaaattaccataaaatgTATTCATATAATCTTCAATCACCTAATAAACTATAATATTATGCttcaagtttatatataatttcatgTATTAAAATCGAagaaatcaatcaaaaaaataaataactttcaAACTTGTATAATAGTAATagcatttgatttttgttgatctAACAAGCAATCGGACTATGTGCTTTAATATccaaaaaataagagaaaagaggaaacgatgtatttaatattaaaatctttttaggtgagaaagagaaaaaatctttaaatagtATATGAATgcagttttgaattttagattttttttctcttaatctttgtaagataaataaaattatagatttttatattctattgttgggttttttatttttttattattttttgtagagagagataAAGAAGAGGGAAATCGTGATTTACGTTGAAGAATGATAATTTGCAGAGATAATAAGAGGAGAGGGAGATTAATTGAGAGAAgagtattttttgaaaattaatgtgtttttaaaaaaagagaataaaaagcTCTTCTCTggagttttttttaaactttttttttaaattttgtttttaaaaaaaactgtttttttttttttaagaacttCTGAACAGATCATGTTTGGCTTGGCTTTACTTTCAAGAGATAGATAAGCTGAAAAAAATGTAGGCTAAACATACACTTAGTAGAAGAGAGAAAGTTCTTGTTGGCTGGATACCTCTTACACTAAGCTGGGTGGTTTTGAATTCAAATGAAGCATTTAGAAGATTTGTCAACATGGCAGTAACAGCGAAGTGATTCGTGATTCAAGTGGGAGCTGGCTCGGAGGTTTTTCTATCAGACTTGGAAAGGATCGATCTTTGGGTGAAGCCACCAAAGCAAGGACTTTAGGCCTCCAATTTGGGACAGTCCCAAATTTGAGaggttttataatttaataataattataatataattaattatattaaaaatatataaaaattaaaaaaatatataagaaaaaataattttaaaatttcttattttctcatttctctAATTATGTATctaataaatttcaattttctatcactttctaatttttagaatactattaattctcaactatattatcctattttcaatcaattaagggtcatatatatttaatcattttcaacaactATTTTTTCCTCACTTATTTTTCCTATGTCTCATCaatgtatttaatgatttccaaccgctatttttttcctctatataaaattatttttttaatatataatatttacttttaaatttttttttctcatttgctctttcttcctttaacttcaattttcctCCAAAagatacataaaaaatttattatgttattatCTTCATAATGCCATAAGCCTCATTAGCAATTTGCAATAAGCATTTAACAATTAGGTATTATTATTCTAATGTTTACaaacttttttactttaatttaaagtttatattatattgatatattgTCTTTATCTTATATaatagttgatttatttgaattagaaatcttgattgttgattttatattagtcatttaaaaaatataagataattataatagCTAAATATttgtgtacttcataataAACATTTGCATATGCCAAATcgaaaatatgaatttggtTATTCCAAGCTTAAAAGCAAAAAGTAGAATTGAaagtttaataaaatatcaaaacagcgcatttgataaattttttacaagtaataaaaataatgaattataaattattaattaatgtccCTTAAATGAACAAGTTAATAATCTTAGAGAGTTAgatgataataaaattctAGAACAAGAAGTTAATGAAAAGATTCAAAACGATCATAGAAATCATGATAAAGAGGATCAGtctattaatttaaatgattgcattcttaaaaatatttatgatcCAAGTCAATGGACAAATATTGATACAAATTTAAGAGATTTATTAGTAAAAAAAGGCACACGACTTAGATTTTCCTAAAGAtggattttcaaaatatttttcaactaCATACTATATTCAGGAGTTGGCAAATGAGAAGATGCATGAAAGAAGATGATTAGTTTATTCAGAATACTTTAATAgagtattttgttttgttgtaaattatttaatttggcTTATAGTACAAGTAAACTAACTAATGTTGGCACTAGAGATTAAAAAAACCTTAGTGCTAAACTTAAGAATCATGAAAtgctttttttaaatatttcgttttaagcttttaaatttattcagTGGCTTTTGAACTTGGAATATGCACAACCTACCGAGCAGAGTTGCGTGAGGTGCCTATAAGGGACTATGTTTAGCTTGGAACTTGGTTATCGGAAAGTTGAGCAACAAGTGGATAGTAAATTAGTCTTGCAGGCTGTCAATTCATCTCACTTTCAGCCACGGACTAACTTCGATATTATTCAAGCCATTCAACAACTCCTTCAAGGCCAACAAGGAAGTTAAAACACAACATAATTTTAAAGAAGGAAATGTGTTAACCGACTAAATGACTAACAagaattttgatataattgaTGATTATGTGTTCTATGATGTTTCACCACctgatattaaaaattttctgaTGAATGATATATTGCAAATATGTTCCTCTCATTtgactaaaatttaataaattttgactcaaaaaaaattattaaacatatcatattatattattatatgtttaataaaGTTACGCATAAAAGTATTTaagattaattaatcatattgtatttatatttctccatataaatattaaaactttatatttaCACAACACTTCAAACATGAAACACGAATTCTtgggtctaaatttttgctCTAAGAGGATTCGCATTGTATTATTTAGAAGAACAGAAGGGAAGCGTTGAGGACATAGTAACAAACCAACTTCGCGCTTTGGAAAAAATCACACATGCATCAACTTCCCAAACGAAATGTGTTCATCCTCTATTCCCACCACTAGCTTCTGCCACATATAATTACAGAACCTCATGACAGAAATAAGCCAGAATTTTCTATAGCAATAGCACtaacaaagttgattttacAATCAGGAGAAGCAACCACTCCAATTTGCAATGAAATGGATACAGGATTAGATAAACCACCCCCTCTAGCCCCCATGGAGCTGCCAGTGCCAATCATTCTATGCCTTGTTTACACGAACTTGTTGCCCTTCCAACAACTGCAAAAAGAAACCATTTTATATCAGTAAGAAACAACTATATATTGCAGTTGCCCGTCCATGTGAATCTTACCAGTGAAATCAAAGAACTAAAGAAGCTCATCACAGACTTATTGAGATGCATTGTGCGTACAAGAACATAACATCCAATGATTACACCATTTGTGCCATAACTCATCGCATGTTATGAAGGATGATCCAAAGACTACTTAACAGGCATGAGACAAGAGGCATCAACTGACTAGACTTAAAGGTCCATAGTATGCCGAACTAGATGAACACACATGCATGCACAACAGATTTCCAAAAATGATATCAGCAGAGGactatgtttgatagattgaGATTATCAAATGAAAATTGCATGTTTGATCAAGACACAATAAGCGAAAAGGAGATGGCAACTGCCAGGCCAATGGTTATCACCAACAAATCAAGAGTTTTCTTAATAAGTCCGGGAATCATAAATTCTCAAGTTATTGGCATGAGCATAAACAGTGTTATAATAACAATAAGAAGCAAAAACAAGATTGCACAAACATGTATGTTTTTATGGAACCATTGCACATCAGCGTTGGTGCACAACAGGGGGTATTTTACAAATCCAATGTCCAACAAAAATCAAGGCAAAAGCGGTGAACAACTTACAGAATTGTTAAAAGCAGAGATGGCAGCTTCAACTTCCTCTTCTGAAGAGAATGTTACAAACCCAAATCCCCCGGATTTTGATGTCCCTGGAACCCGTGAAACCTTAGCGCTAAGTACCTTCCCTTTCTCAGAAAAGAACTTCTTCAGTGTATCTGTGGTTATTGTCTTTGCAAGATTTCCCACATAAACTTTGTGGGGACTATCAACAAATTGGGAATCCTCATCCTGAAGGAGAGACAAATCCACTTGTGGCAGAGGTTTCTCAGTGATGTTTACCTTGATCTCACGCCGCCCAATTTCCTGCAATAAATGATCACCATGAGAAAAACAGAGAACAACATATGTCTTCTCATTATTTTGGAACAATAAAGAATGATTAAGGCTTACAGTGCCATTTAGTTTCTCAATTGCTGCATTTGCATCCTCCACGGTTTTCATTGTAACAAAAGCAAATCGGCGACTCCTTCCAGAGTACTTGTCATACATCACCTACAACAAAAACATAAGCACACAACCATTTTCAGCAAGACTCGAACCCTTTTTCTCATCAAGTGATACTATAACTCATGTGGCTAGTCAAGTTTCAGCAGGCTGCACACAGTCCCAACATTGGCTATTAAGCTACATATATTCAATGCTAAAGCTAAAGGTTATAAACTTATGGTGCTATTTTATCCTTATATTCTGCCAAATACAACTAATTTAGTGCCTCTCATATTCCAATTAGAAAAATCCACAAGAATCATGACACATCCTGTCTGCGCTCAGTAGATGGAGCTAACTTCAAAAgtcaaagtgaaaaatattgaaaagttCCGTGCAGGTCATTGAATTCTAACATAATTTGGGAATAAACACGCAACATCCATTTTCCGGCCGCAAACTGGGGAAGAAAGGAGGGGAAAAGAACAGTTTTAACACAATGGCAAAACAAAGTAACATGCACAAGGCAGGAGGAGCAATAGAAAAGGAAGCACCTCCGCTTTTTCAACAGCGCCATGTTCTTCAACAATCTTTGTGAGCTCGTCATTGTTAACAGTTCTGGGAATATTGCCAATGTAAAGCCTCCTGGCAGCCTCAGAAGACGGGGAGGAAACCACTGAGGTTTGCTCTTCTGCGACCGCAAACAACCTAACTTTCTTTGGACGTGAATTCAAGAGGAGGTTTTGAGGCAAATTGGCAAATGGATTTGTCGTTGGTTGGAGGATTTGGAGAAAGAGTTTGGATTGGAGTGTGAGGGAGAGTTTCGCGGGATTGGGGAGACCTGGTGGTGATATTAGAGATGATATTGAAGCCATTTTCTCTGCTTTGGGGAACACTATTACCCTCCGGTTGAGGAGAGGGAAGGGGTTTTATCGCATTATCCGCTGAGGGGCTTTGGCTGGGACTCACCCGCCTGTAACTCTTACCTTCCGCATAATGGGGcggaaaataaaaatactatagTATATTTAATTGTGTAACGCTTGtaacttaaataatatatatacatgtatgtatatcttaaaacttaatttgataacataattaaaatataaaagaaaaatcaaattaattaaaatagtatGGATTTAAGTAGGAGACAGACGTATGgagtataaaataaaaaaaaatcaatatgcTTAGAATATGAGTAAATAGGCAATCATGCCCAAGGCGGCCCAATAAGTTCAAAGGTCTAAagcaaaatattcaaataagattttttttattaaaattttattcttctaacttttgagatg
Protein-coding sequences here:
- the LOC18614667 gene encoding thioredoxin-like protein Clot isoform X2, giving the protein MPMKSVDATVSGFDSVFEKFRSDAPNNKASLILFLADKDPSTSLNCVRAEPAIYKKLEASADDVAVLRAYVGDRPTWRNPQHPWRLDSRFKLTGVPTLVRWDWQNDAVKARLEDHEAHLEHKIDALLSA
- the LOC18614668 gene encoding sister chromatid cohesion 1 protein 3 yields the protein MFYSQTFLARKGPLGTVWCAAHLQHRLKKSHYTAADIPSTVDLIMFPEVPIALRMSGHLLLGVVRIYSKKVDYLFHDCNIVLIGLRKVFASVQVDLPEDARQAPFQAITLPQTFNLDAMELDGVMCTEGSSDNHLSNQEDITLTDQIPIGGDPYVAITFDEDIMRDASLPDVFQKSGSIQMNDKLHGPPEDGHVRSQDPGQHNQIEVPSASAAFQDPGPSNKSQVLESMSNDSSQDFPEIETIRDAPRDFYTENLPPVFSDHRNDTPEMTGTLEEVLNEKEAHTPSLNMLASGVPSMPFQQHSDPPTSAVSKGPPEVSFGCASPQLVIQQSPPVQQPRQRRIPRRRFFDEKLVLPNRLMKRALEDCSDLVRKRRKLPSSALGVWKLNCSQRMGQVFDEPSFTGSCADICIMFNGQYISTKSHLVVPKKVVPEPTLLQSTAPTTDAISELRIGQYDASIPDPRVGFSPVSAPEIECLRRNESNATDNVFPEFGSFPAGSMPSPFRRDDSPFSTNSLQSELAPKAGATSTPDIATFSGTHGSGIDTPMTLLEEQSHLENTGFSAIPEFGSSEADLYFLEEDGNTPTESQGSQGVDSLSVRTRAVAKYLKKQSPITPISEDLHRDLSLNNILEGKTRKICARMFFETLVLKSYGLVDVRQDEAYGDITLKLTPTLSKCGI
- the LOC18614667 gene encoding thioredoxin-like protein Clot isoform X1 encodes the protein MPMKSVDATVSGFDSVFEKFRSDAPNNKASLILFLADKDPSTSLSWCPDCVRAEPAIYKKLEASADDVAVLRAYVGDRPTWRNPQHPWRLDSRFKLTGVPTLVRWDWQNDAVKARLEDHEAHLEHKIDALLSA
- the LOC18614669 gene encoding 30S ribosomal protein 2, chloroplastic; translated protein: MASISSLISPPGLPNPAKLSLTLQSKLFLQILQPTTNPFANLPQNLLLNSRPKKVRLFAVAEEQTSVVSSPSSEAARRLYIGNIPRTVNNDELTKIVEEHGAVEKAEVMYDKYSGRSRRFAFVTMKTVEDANAAIEKLNGTEIGRREIKVNITEKPLPQVDLSLLQDEDSQFVDSPHKVYVGNLAKTITTDTLKKFFSEKGKVLSAKVSRVPGTSKSGGFGFVTFSSEEEVEAAISAFNNSLLEGQQVRVNKA